In a genomic window of Methylovirgula sp. 4M-Z18:
- a CDS encoding nucleotidyltransferase family protein yields MSDRPDRAMVFAAGLGKRMRPVTDRVPKPLIQVAGKTMLDHMLDRLADAGISKAVVNVHYLADQIEAQLAGRQHPKIVISDERAELLDQGGGIKKALPQLGSEPFFICNTDALWIEGPKSNMGRMLEHWDPAKMDVLLLVAETATSVGVDWPGDFTMAPDGRLTKREERKVAPFVYAGVGIIKPELFAGEQADVFRLAPYFFDAAEQGRLFGLRLDGIWLHVGTPQAIHEAEEAILQSAQ; encoded by the coding sequence ATGTCGGATCGTCCCGATCGTGCAATGGTTTTTGCGGCTGGCCTAGGCAAGCGTATGCGCCCCGTCACCGACCGGGTGCCGAAACCGCTCATCCAGGTTGCCGGCAAGACCATGCTCGACCATATGCTCGACCGCTTGGCCGATGCCGGCATCAGCAAGGCGGTCGTCAACGTGCATTATCTTGCCGATCAGATCGAAGCGCAGCTTGCGGGGCGCCAGCACCCGAAGATCGTAATTTCGGATGAGCGCGCCGAATTGCTCGATCAAGGCGGCGGCATCAAGAAGGCGCTGCCGCAGCTTGGGTCCGAGCCGTTTTTCATCTGCAACACCGACGCCTTGTGGATCGAGGGACCGAAAAGCAATATGGGCCGGATGTTGGAGCACTGGGATCCGGCGAAAATGGATGTGCTGCTTCTGGTTGCCGAAACAGCGACCAGCGTCGGCGTCGATTGGCCGGGCGATTTCACTATGGCGCCGGATGGGCGGCTGACGAAGCGTGAAGAGCGCAAGGTCGCGCCGTTTGTGTATGCCGGCGTCGGCATCATCAAGCCGGAGCTCTTTGCCGGTGAACAGGCGGATGTTTTCCGCCTCGCGCCCTATTTCTTCGATGCGGCCGAGCAGGGCCGGCTGTTCGGCCTGCGGCTCGACGGGATCTGGTTGCATGTCGGCACGCCGCAGGCGATACACGAAGCGGAAGAGGCCATCCTGCAATCTGCGCAATAA